In the Rhodoferax fermentans genome, ACGAACCACACCTGCCATTCGTGAGGAGATTGCCACCAGCACGGAGCCCGCCAGTATCTTGGCCCTGCGCTATGGGGTGAGCCTGTGCACCATCTACAAGTGGCAAAGGCGTGAAGTCTTCACCGACAAAAGTCACACAGCAGAGCGACTGCAGACAACCCTCACGCGAGAGCAGGAATTCATTGCCGTGGAGCTGCGCAAGACCTTGTTGCTGCCCTTGGATGATCTGTTGGCGGTCATGCGCGAATTTGTCTGCAAGGATGTCTCTCGCTCTGGCCTGGATCGGTGCTTGCGCCGCCATGGTGTGGGCAGCCTCAAAGCCATGCTGCCCGCCACCCCCAAAGAGCCTCACAAAGGCTTCAAGGCCTATGAGCCGGGCTACTTGCACATGGATGTGAAGTACCTGCCGCAGATGATTTATGAGAGCAAACGCAGCTACCTGTTTGTGGCCATCGACCGAGCCACACGCTGGGTGTTTGTGCAGATCAAAGCAGACAAGAGCGCGCGCAGTGCCAGCAGCTTTTTGAAGGCACTGCACAAGGCGTGCCCGATCAAGATCCAAAAGCTGCTAACTGACAACGGCAAGGAGTTCACGGACCGCTTGTTTGCCAGGCGTGAGCGTGAACCCAGCGGGGAGCACGAGTTTGACCAACTGTGCCAGGCACTGGGCATTGAACACCGATTGACCAAGCCTAGAACGCCCAAGACCAATGGCATGGTGGAGCGTTTCAATGGTCGCATTGCCGATGTCCTCAAGACCCACCGCTTCAACAGCGCCCAGGACATGGCGCAGACGCTGATTCGCTATGTGGCCTTGTACAACCATCAATTACCCCAGTCAGCCCTCAAAAGCAAAACCCCCATGCAGGCCATGAAAGACTGGTACGCTTGCCAGCCTCAGCTATTCCACCGACGTCCATATTGCGTATTCCAGGCGATGGCGGACAGCATTCCATTTTGAAGGCGGACACCCCAGCAGTGTCCTGAGCGCTAGTGCTCAGCGGTGGTGACGCCTTCGCGCACTCCAGTGTCAATTTCCTGTTTGCGAACCCATTCATGCAGGGTTTGGGGCACGCAGCCGATCTTGGGGGCGATGGACTCGATGGTCGCCCACAAGGAGGCATATTCGCCACGGTGCTCTTGCACCATGCGTACCGCGCGTTCGCGCACTTCCGGGGAAAAACGGTTTGATTTCTTGCTCATCGCTCCATCTTCTCAAAGTGGGGAGCATCCTCAAAACCCGGGGCGATTCAAGGCAGGTATTCGTGCCAAGGTGGAGCACCCGTTTCGGGTGATCAAGCGCCAGTTTGGCTACGTCAAAACACGCTACCGAGGTTTAAAGAAGAACGCGGCGCAGATTGCTACGCTGTTTGCGTTGTCCAATTTGTGGATGGCACTAGCATGAGCGCGCCCAAAATGGGCCAAAGGGGCCACAACGGGGCACTAAAACCGTGAAAGTGACGATGGCGAATGCGGTAACACATCTGGGTTTGAGTTATTCAGACCATCCCTAAATACCCTCCAGCCCAAGCAACTTGAGTGACAGAAGGATCTGACAATCAGGCTAAAAAAGGAGGCTACTGGTTGCAGGGCATTTCAATTTAACTCAGATGTGACCATCCGTTTTCTCTTGATGCAGAAGTATAGTAATTTCTCTCAGCAAGCGGCATTGGATCATTAATTAACCATGGAGTGTGCTGCACTTCATAGCCCTGTCCGCCTACTCGAATAGCTTTAAAAAATGCAACTGGAGAATAATATTGCTTATTAAAAAGATGCAGTGTCGTATCCACTGGCGCATTATATACATCCTCTTCAGCCTTAGCCCTCCAAAATTGAG is a window encoding:
- a CDS encoding IS481 family transposase; translated protein: MNIKLHKKARTTPAIREEIATSTEPASILALRYGVSLCTIYKWQRREVFTDKSHTAERLQTTLTREQEFIAVELRKTLLLPLDDLLAVMREFVCKDVSRSGLDRCLRRHGVGSLKAMLPATPKEPHKGFKAYEPGYLHMDVKYLPQMIYESKRSYLFVAIDRATRWVFVQIKADKSARSASSFLKALHKACPIKIQKLLTDNGKEFTDRLFARREREPSGEHEFDQLCQALGIEHRLTKPRTPKTNGMVERFNGRIADVLKTHRFNSAQDMAQTLIRYVALYNHQLPQSALKSKTPMQAMKDWYACQPQLFHRRPYCVFQAMADSIPF